One window from the genome of Pyrus communis chromosome 16, drPyrComm1.1, whole genome shotgun sequence encodes:
- the LOC137720068 gene encoding probable fructokinase-7 isoform X2 gives MANILAPALDKKLVLREDSKDESSDKKGGSQDDKSLVVCFGEMLIDFVPTVSGVSLAEASAFKKAPGGAPANVAVGVARLGGSAGFIGKVGDDEFGYMLSDILKQNNVDNSGVRFDPNARTALAFVTLRADGEREFLFFRHPSADMLLLESELDINLIKKAKIFHYGSISLIDEPCRSTHLAAMKIAKESGCILSYDPNLRLPLWPSEDAARKGIMSIWDQADIIKISEDEIRFLTGGDDPYDDNVVLTKLFHPNLRLLVVTEGSEGCRYYTQKFHGRVGGVKVKAVDTTGAGDAFVAGVLDSIASNLSLFQDEKGLREALLFANACGALTVTERGAIPAMPTREAVLQCLKQAAEKN, from the exons ATGGCTAATATTCTCGCCCCAG CTCTGGACAAAAAATTGGTTTTGCGTGAAGATTCTAAAGATGAATCATCAGATAAAAAAGGAGGGTCACAAGATGACAAGTCCCTGGTTGTTTGCTTCGGGGAAATGCTAATCGACTTTGTGCCCACAGTTAGTGGAGTTTCACTTGCTGAAGCATCTGCTTTTAAAAAAGCTCCTGGTGGTGCTCCTGCTAATGTCGCTGTTGGTGTTGCAAGACTGGGTGGTTCAGCAGGTTTCATAGGCAAG GTAGGCGATGATGAATTTGGATACATGTTGTCTGACAttctaaaacaaaacaatgttGACAATTCTGGCGTTCGATTTGACCCCAATGCAAGAACTGCATTGGCTTTTGTTACACTCAGAGCTGACGGAGAGCGTGAATTCCTGTTCTTCCGTCATCCAAGTGCTGATATGCTTCTACTTGAATCAGAGCTTGACATAAATCTAATTAAGAAG GCAAAGATCTTCCATTATGGTTCAATTAGTTTGATTGATGAACCATGCAGGTCAACCCATCTAGCTGCTATGAAAATTGCCAAGGAGTCTGGGTGCATCCTTTCTTATGACCCAAATTTAAGATTGCCATTGTGGCCGTCGGAAGATGCTGCACGGAAAGGCATAATGAGTATATGGGATCAAGCAGATATAATCAAG ATAAGCGAGGATGAAATTAGATTCCTGACTGGTGGTGATGATCCTTATGATGATAATGTGGTGTTAACGAAGCTTTTTCATCCCAATCTTAGACTGTTGGTAGTAACTGAGGGTTCAGAGGGTTGCAGATATTACACTCAG AAATTTCACGGCCGGGTTGGTGGTGTTAAAGTTAAAGCTGTTGACACAACTGGTGCTGGTGATGCATTCGTCGCTGGGGTACTGGACAGCATAGCTTCTAACTTGAGCCTTTTTCAG GATGAGAAGGGGCTACGAGAAGCTCTACTCTTCGCAAATGCATGCGGTGCGCTCACAGTAACAGAAAGAGGAGCCATTCCTGCAATGCCGACGAGAGAAGCTGTGCTCCAGTGCTTAAAGCAGGCTGCTGAGAAAAACTAG
- the LOC137720068 gene encoding probable fructokinase-7 isoform X1: MANILAPALDKKLVLREDSKDESSDKKGGSQDDKSLVVCFGEMLIDFVPTVSGVSLAEASAFKKAPGGAPANVAVGVARLGGSAGFIGKVGDDEFGYMLSDILKQNNVDNSGVRFDPNARTALAFVTLRADGEREFLFFRHPSADMLLLESELDINLIKKAKIFHYGSISLIDEPCRSTHLAAMKIAKESGCILSYDPNLRLPLWPSEDAARKGIMSIWDQADIIKISEDEIRFLTGGDDPYDDNVVLTKLFHPNLRLLVVTEGSEGCRYYTQKFHGRVGGVKVKAVDTTGAGDAFVAGVLDSIASNLSLFQVSIVLPGIEKNPSMHLPVDYFPTHSNLNLIRSSYLKCSVQKITKFCLL; the protein is encoded by the exons ATGGCTAATATTCTCGCCCCAG CTCTGGACAAAAAATTGGTTTTGCGTGAAGATTCTAAAGATGAATCATCAGATAAAAAAGGAGGGTCACAAGATGACAAGTCCCTGGTTGTTTGCTTCGGGGAAATGCTAATCGACTTTGTGCCCACAGTTAGTGGAGTTTCACTTGCTGAAGCATCTGCTTTTAAAAAAGCTCCTGGTGGTGCTCCTGCTAATGTCGCTGTTGGTGTTGCAAGACTGGGTGGTTCAGCAGGTTTCATAGGCAAG GTAGGCGATGATGAATTTGGATACATGTTGTCTGACAttctaaaacaaaacaatgttGACAATTCTGGCGTTCGATTTGACCCCAATGCAAGAACTGCATTGGCTTTTGTTACACTCAGAGCTGACGGAGAGCGTGAATTCCTGTTCTTCCGTCATCCAAGTGCTGATATGCTTCTACTTGAATCAGAGCTTGACATAAATCTAATTAAGAAG GCAAAGATCTTCCATTATGGTTCAATTAGTTTGATTGATGAACCATGCAGGTCAACCCATCTAGCTGCTATGAAAATTGCCAAGGAGTCTGGGTGCATCCTTTCTTATGACCCAAATTTAAGATTGCCATTGTGGCCGTCGGAAGATGCTGCACGGAAAGGCATAATGAGTATATGGGATCAAGCAGATATAATCAAG ATAAGCGAGGATGAAATTAGATTCCTGACTGGTGGTGATGATCCTTATGATGATAATGTGGTGTTAACGAAGCTTTTTCATCCCAATCTTAGACTGTTGGTAGTAACTGAGGGTTCAGAGGGTTGCAGATATTACACTCAG AAATTTCACGGCCGGGTTGGTGGTGTTAAAGTTAAAGCTGTTGACACAACTGGTGCTGGTGATGCATTCGTCGCTGGGGTACTGGACAGCATAGCTTCTAACTTGAGCCTTTTTCAGGTAAGCATAGTTCTTCCCGGGATTGAGAAAAATCCATCCATGCATCTTCCGGTAGATTATTTTCCTACTCACTCGAATTTGAATCTCATTCGGTCCTCGTATCTAAAATGTTCTGTTCAGAAGATTACAAAATTCTGTTTACTCtaa